The genomic DNA AGGATTCTCTTCGAGATACTCGCCAAGCTTCTCGTTGACCAGCGCGGCGACCAGCCCCTCGACCTCCGAGTTGCCCAGCTTGGTCTTGGTCTGGCCCTCGAACTGCGGTTCGGGCAGTTTGACGCTGATCACGGCGACCAGTCCCTCGCGGGTATCGTCGCCCTCCAGGCGCATCTCCTTGTTTTTGAACAGGTTGTTCTTCTGCGCGTAGAAGTTGATCGTGCGGGTGAGCGCAGACTTGAGTCCCGAGAGATGGGTGCCGCCCTCGATGGTGTGGATGTTATTGGCGTAACTGAAGATGACTTCGTGATAGGCGTCGGTCCATTGGAGCGCGACCTCGATATCGACGCCCTCGCGCACGCCCTTGAAGAAGACTACGTCGTTGAGCGCTTCGTTGCCGGCGGTCAGCGACTCGACGAACTCGGCGATCCCGCCCTCGTAATGGAATTCCTCGGCCTTGCCGGTGCGCTCGTCGCGCAGGCGAATTTTGAGCCCGGCGTTGAGGTAGGCCATGTCGCGCAGGTAGCGCGCGACGATCTCGTACTTGAATTTGACCTCGGGAAAGATCTTAGGGTCGGGCGAAAAAGTGGTCTTGGTTCCGGTCAGTTTGGTCGCGCCGCGCTCTTCGACTTTGGCCTTCGGCACGCCGCGCTCGTAGCTCTGGTAGTAGATTTTGCCGTTCTTGCGGACTTCGACCTCGAACTCCTCACTGAGCGCGTTGACCACCGAAGCGCCGACGCCGTGCAGGCCGCCCGAAACCTTGTACACGCCGCGGTCGAACTTTCCGCCCGCGTGCAGCACAGTGTGCACGACTTCGAGCGCCGAGCGCTTTTCGGTCGGATGCATATCGACCGGGATGCCGCGGCCGTTGTCCTCGACTGATATCTGGTTGTCGCTCAGAATGACGACGTTGATCTCAGTGCAGAAGCCGGCCAACGCTTCGTCCACCGAGTTGTCGACGATTTCGTTGACCAGATGATGGAGTCCGCGCTCGCCGGTGTCGCCGATGTACATTCCGGGGCGCTTGCGTACCGCTTCGAGTCCTTCGAGCACGCGGATCGATGCGGCGCCATAGCTGTCCTGCGCTGGTTTGTTCGCCATAAAAAGGGAGCGAGCCCTCACGCGCCCGCAACGGCCGATCCTTACGCTCGTTGACCCGCCTCGAACGCGGTGGCGGGCCCGCGAGAATGCCGCTTACCGATGCGCGTCGATACAATATTTTAGCCCTCAACCGGCTTCAAGTAAAGAAAATTGACCGTATTTCGAGTAGTTGCGGGTCAAAAATCGAACGTTGGTTTGAAAATGCTCGGATGAAGAATAAATCCAAGCTTTGGCGCCTCTAATTGACCGTCGTGGCCAGTCGGTCGTACGGCCGGATTAAGATGATGTTACCTGACTTTGATAGAATGTCGTATTATATGATAGAACAAGCCGGAAGATAGAGCTTCAGCGTCCCAAAACGTGCTCAGACACTACTTGGTTTCGAACTCAAAAACCATCTCGGTCGGCTGGCCGTCGACCGCTTCCTCTAGCTTTTCCAGGTAGAGGTTTACCAGCGCATCGTCGGGTGCCTCGCGGTTGAGCGCGCGCAGGGTGGCGACTGCGGCCGAGGCGTTGCCGTTGCGCACGTGTTCGAGCGCTTGGTTGAAGCGCTGGTAGAAAGAGGCGTCGATTCCGTTGCCGGCGCGCCCGGCAACGTCGACGATCGGGACGAGCTGTTCCTTGCCCTTGACCTTAACCAGGCCGACCTCGCGCCCGCAGTAGTTGCTGTCGGCCTCGAGCACAGTCTGACGGTTGACCAGCAAATGGACCCCGAAGTGGCGGGTCAGACCCTCAAGGCGCGCAGCGAGGTTGACCGTGTCGCCTACTGCCGAGTAGTCAAAACGCTGCTCGCTTCCGAGGTTGCCCACGATCGCCTCGCCGGTGGCGACTCCGATGCCGATATCGACGTCGGCGAAGCGCTCATCGGTCCTGCGCAGGCGCGCCAGCCCTTCGAGCATGCTGAGCGCGCAGTCGATCGCCGCGCGGGCCGGATTGGCGATGGCCTTGGGGGCGCCCCAGAACGCCATAATCCCGTCACCCATCAGCTTGTCGACCACACCCTGCGACTCGAAGATGATCCGCGTCATCTCGGTCATGTAGCTGTTAAGCAGGGCGACCAGGCGCTCCGGTTCGTAGCGCTCGGCGCGCGCGGTGAAGTTGACGATGTCGGCGAACAGGATGGCGAGGTGGCGCCGCTCGCCGCCTAGCCGCAAGCCGGCGGGATCGTCAACCACCGAGGCGACCACGTCGGGATTGAGGTAGTGCTCGAGCGCGTTGCGCACGTATTTCTTGGCCCTGCCTTCGGTGATGTATAGGTAAGTGGCCTGGAAAACGTAGGTCAGCGAAGAGGCCGCCAGCGGCATCACCACGTTGATCAAGATTCCCGCCCTAGTCAGGCAGTACTGAGCGTAGCCGACGAAACCGATCATCACCCACAGCCAGATTGCCGCCGACGACAGCGGTGAGAGGTAGGCCACGGTCAGACTGATCGCGAGGACCATGATCGCCGCCGCCACCTCCTCCTCGGCGGCGTCGGTCAGGCGCGAGCGCTGGACGAAATC from Candidatus Binataceae bacterium includes the following:
- a CDS encoding adenylate/guanylate cyclase domain-containing protein; the protein is MATRQTVNRRRRQAWVPLLIGLAVLIAFFLFNAHHPALFELAELKAADLRMYMIERPRPTGAVVIAAIDDKSIADLGHWPWPRSMEARLNQALAEYKAAVVGYDVLFSERDEDDAQAERILARLKTMGAARRAVEETLGAGNDAAFAEAIRHQGATYIAYAFQSHQVDDGSPPAPVTTGYKTVPLDPPPLAYGLVRELPGASRALMSAHAYLPPVPILNRAVRGIGYVDIGADADGVMRSELTVIRFGKRYCVPLYLALVAAYRNNAPLSLAVGPDGIQQVAVGSERIPVDEIGGMIVDFRGPPGTFATYSVSDIIARRVPPAALAGKLVLVGMTAHALGDRVVTPVGADFPGVEVHANAIDNVLRGDFVQRSRLTDAAEEEVAAAIMVLAISLTVAYLSPLSSAAIWLWVMIGFVGYAQYCLTRAGILINVVMPLAASSLTYVFQATYLYITEGRAKKYVRNALEHYLNPDVVASVVDDPAGLRLGGERRHLAILFADIVNFTARAERYEPERLVALLNSYMTEMTRIIFESQGVVDKLMGDGIMAFWGAPKAIANPARAAIDCALSMLEGLARLRRTDERFADVDIGIGVATGEAIVGNLGSEQRFDYSAVGDTVNLAARLEGLTRHFGVHLLVNRQTVLEADSNYCGREVGLVKVKGKEQLVPIVDVAGRAGNGIDASFYQRFNQALEHVRNGNASAAVATLRALNREAPDDALVNLYLEKLEEAVDGQPTEMVFEFETK